A single window of Mycobacterium sp. ITM-2016-00318 DNA harbors:
- a CDS encoding GntR family transcriptional regulator, with protein MSRAARNRQATRGGPPPTPRYIAIAALVRDRIATEQLGPHTLLPSERELAEQHSVSRMTARQALSLLESEGVVYRKPPRGTFVAEPRVTFHIGSFSEEVSRLGRRPAARLLWAEHQSPTPAVRLALNLDEAAMVNVFHRLRTVDDVPFALETTFLPADLTPGILDEPDDGSLWAILRSRYGVDLARSTAVLESIVLDDASSGQLGVRAGSAGTLLTRRTEDSTGRCVEYARDVYRADRASFEVSELLGSHRLSAV; from the coding sequence ATGTCCCGCGCCGCCAGGAACCGACAGGCGACCCGTGGTGGGCCCCCGCCCACCCCGCGCTACATCGCGATCGCGGCCCTGGTGCGCGACCGCATCGCGACCGAGCAGCTCGGACCGCACACCCTGCTGCCGTCCGAGCGGGAACTCGCCGAACAACACAGCGTCAGCCGCATGACCGCACGCCAAGCGCTATCGCTGCTGGAGAGTGAAGGGGTGGTCTACCGCAAGCCGCCGCGCGGCACCTTCGTGGCCGAGCCCCGGGTGACCTTCCACATCGGCAGCTTCTCCGAAGAAGTCTCCCGATTGGGGCGCAGGCCGGCCGCCCGCCTGCTCTGGGCCGAACATCAAAGCCCCACGCCCGCAGTGCGATTGGCGCTCAACCTCGACGAGGCCGCGATGGTCAACGTGTTCCACCGGCTGCGCACCGTCGACGACGTTCCCTTCGCGCTGGAGACGACGTTTCTGCCCGCCGACCTCACGCCGGGGATTCTCGACGAACCCGACGACGGATCGCTGTGGGCCATCCTCCGCAGCCGCTACGGCGTCGACCTCGCGCGCTCGACAGCCGTGCTGGAGTCGATCGTGCTCGACGACGCCTCCAGCGGACAGCTCGGCGTGCGCGCAGGCTCGGCAGGCACGCTGCTGACCCGCCGCACCGAGGACAGCACCGGGCGGTGTGTCGAGTACGCGCGCGACGTCTACCGTGCCGACCGGGCCTCATTCGAGGTGTCCGAACTGCTCGGGTCGCATCGGCTCTCGGCCGTCTGA
- the gpgP gene encoding glucosyl-3-phosphoglycerate phosphatase has translation MRVRRLVMLRHGQTEYNAGNRMQGQLDTDLSGLGREQAVEAAEVLAKRQPLVVISSDLRRASDTAEALGERAGVTVRTDTRLRETHLGDWQDLTHLEVDASWPGARLAWRNDARWAPHGGESRVDVARRSVPLVSELIANQNDWGTDEPERPVVLVAHGGLIAALTAALLKLPVENWPALGGMGNASWVQLSGHSEDDAVFDDIRWRLDVWNASAQVANDVL, from the coding sequence GTGAGAGTCCGCCGCCTTGTGATGCTTCGACACGGTCAGACCGAATACAACGCGGGCAACCGGATGCAGGGCCAGCTGGACACCGATCTGAGTGGGCTCGGCCGCGAGCAAGCCGTCGAAGCCGCCGAGGTGCTGGCCAAGCGTCAGCCGCTGGTGGTGATCTCCTCCGACCTGCGACGCGCATCGGACACCGCCGAGGCGCTCGGCGAACGTGCGGGGGTAACGGTGCGCACCGACACCCGGCTGCGGGAGACACATCTCGGCGACTGGCAGGACCTGACCCACCTGGAGGTAGACGCGTCATGGCCGGGAGCGCGCCTCGCGTGGCGCAACGATGCTCGATGGGCGCCACACGGCGGGGAGAGCAGAGTCGACGTCGCGCGACGCTCGGTGCCGCTGGTCTCCGAACTCATTGCCAACCAGAATGATTGGGGGACAGACGAACCCGAGCGGCCGGTGGTGCTGGTGGCGCACGGCGGGTTGATCGCCGCACTGACCGCAGCACTGCTGAAACTGCCTGTGGAAAACTGGCCTGCGCTGGGAGGCATGGGTAACGCGAGCTGGGTGCAACTGTCCGGTCATTCCGAGGACGACGCCGTATTCGACGACATCCGGTGGCGCCTCGACGTGTGGAACGCCTCGGCACAGGTCGCCAACGATGTCCTCTGA
- a CDS encoding DegV family protein encodes MAVVVVTDSSSRLQAEELQRCLIRQVPLHILLDGKDFRDGVDEIPADVHQRHATTAGATPAELADAYREALKHSDGDGVVAVHISAALSSTYSSAVSTAREFGPAVRVVNSRSAAMGVGFVALAAAQEAASGADLDSVEMAARSAVPRGHAFIVVHRLDNLRRSGRIRRGASLLGSALSLKPLLCLDVDGRLALGQRIRTATKAHVAMIDQVAEVVGDGGAKIAVHHVDNPDAAEDIAKTLTVRLPQIAPPAVTEMGPVLSVHVGAGAVGVCVEVDE; translated from the coding sequence ATGGCCGTCGTCGTGGTGACCGATTCGTCGTCCCGCCTGCAGGCAGAGGAGCTTCAACGGTGCCTGATCCGCCAGGTGCCCTTGCATATCCTGCTGGACGGCAAAGATTTTCGCGACGGCGTCGACGAGATTCCCGCCGATGTCCACCAACGCCACGCCACCACAGCAGGCGCGACGCCCGCCGAACTCGCCGACGCCTACCGCGAGGCTCTCAAGCACAGCGACGGCGACGGGGTGGTGGCCGTCCACATCTCGGCCGCGCTTTCCAGCACGTACAGTTCTGCGGTGTCGACGGCACGCGAGTTCGGCCCCGCGGTCCGGGTGGTCAATTCCAGGTCGGCAGCCATGGGTGTGGGTTTTGTCGCGCTGGCGGCCGCGCAGGAGGCCGCTTCCGGCGCTGACCTCGACTCCGTTGAGATGGCCGCGCGTTCGGCCGTCCCCCGCGGCCATGCGTTCATCGTCGTACATCGGCTGGACAACCTGCGGCGCAGCGGCAGGATACGGCGAGGAGCATCGCTGCTGGGTTCTGCGCTGTCGCTGAAGCCGCTGCTGTGTCTCGACGTCGACGGCAGGCTGGCGCTCGGTCAGCGGATTCGTACCGCCACCAAGGCTCATGTCGCGATGATCGATCAGGTGGCCGAGGTGGTCGGCGACGGCGGCGCCAAGATAGCCGTCCACCATGTCGACAACCCCGATGCCGCTGAAGACATCGCCAAGACGCTGACCGTGCGACTGCCGCAGATCGCCCCGCCTGCCGTGACCGAGATGGGTCCGGTGCTCTCGGTGCACGTCGGTGCGGGTGCGGTCGGCGTATGTGTCGAGGTCGATGAATAG
- a CDS encoding RidA family protein, with protein sequence MTTGGIRAFTFTPSDGVPPGVAPFAHATAAGPTLYVTGQMPTDVTGAVVGDDVATQTDQVLGNLLRVTQLCGGGLADVVSVRAFLLNWDDYEVFNAAYVEWFPDRLPSRTCVGTTGLAVGALVEIDWVCWRSDGWDG encoded by the coding sequence ATGACTACCGGTGGAATCCGCGCATTCACGTTCACGCCGTCCGACGGCGTCCCGCCGGGTGTGGCACCCTTCGCCCACGCGACGGCCGCGGGGCCGACGCTGTACGTCACAGGACAGATGCCCACCGACGTGACCGGCGCAGTCGTCGGTGATGACGTCGCGACCCAGACCGATCAGGTTCTCGGCAACCTGCTGCGCGTCACGCAATTGTGCGGCGGGGGGCTTGCCGACGTGGTCTCGGTGCGTGCCTTCCTGCTCAACTGGGACGACTACGAGGTCTTCAACGCCGCTTACGTGGAGTGGTTCCCCGACCGACTGCCCAGCCGGACCTGCGTCGGCACCACCGGCCTTGCCGTCGGCGCGCTGGTCGAGATCGACTGGGTGTGTTGGCGAAGCGACGGCTGGGACGGTTGA
- the nadD gene encoding nicotinate-nucleotide adenylyltransferase, with protein sequence MASRRRLGVMGGTFDPVHNGHLVAASEVADLFELNEVVFVPTGQPWQKNRDVTPAEDRYLMTVIATASNPRFSVSRVDIDRGGPTYTRDTLRDLRALNPDADLYFITGADALASILTWQDWEEMFALARFVGVSRPGYELDGQHIQKALKESPPDVLNLVEVPALAISSTDCRKRAKEDRPIWYLVPDGVVQYVSKRNLYRSHILAAQEQPR encoded by the coding sequence GTGGCATCTCGACGCAGGCTGGGCGTGATGGGCGGGACATTCGATCCCGTCCACAACGGGCACCTCGTCGCCGCCAGCGAGGTTGCCGACCTGTTCGAACTGAACGAGGTCGTATTCGTGCCGACGGGGCAGCCGTGGCAGAAGAACCGCGACGTCACGCCCGCCGAAGACCGCTATCTGATGACCGTTATCGCCACCGCGTCCAATCCAAGGTTCTCCGTGAGCCGGGTGGACATCGATCGCGGCGGTCCGACGTACACCAGAGACACCCTGCGCGATCTGCGGGCGCTGAACCCCGACGCGGACCTCTACTTCATCACCGGCGCCGACGCGCTGGCCTCGATCCTGACATGGCAGGACTGGGAGGAGATGTTCGCGCTCGCCAGGTTCGTCGGTGTCAGCAGGCCCGGCTACGAACTCGACGGCCAGCACATCCAGAAGGCGCTGAAAGAGAGCCCTCCCGATGTGCTGAACCTCGTGGAAGTGCCTGCGCTGGCGATCTCGTCGACCGACTGCCGCAAGCGCGCCAAGGAGGACAGGCCGATCTGGTATCTGGTGCCCGACGGCGTCGTGCAGTACGTGTCCAAACGCAACCTCTACCGATCGCACATTCTCGCCGCCCAGGAGCAGCCCAGATGA
- a CDS encoding FGGY family carbohydrate kinase, which translates to MQHFLAIDQGTSGTKAIVVDEAGQVVSIAEVAVRPEYLAGGGVEQDPEALFDSVVGAGREALARAGVPVAAVAVANQGETVLAWDRRTGSPLTPAVVWQDRRAESICAPLSASAKTVAARTGLVLDPYFSAPKMAWIRANMTTDGVVTTTDTWLVYRLCGAFVTDASTASRSLLLSLDSHAWDDDLIGLFGLSGEALPEIVACDQTVGSTDAFGPTIPLAGLIVDQQAALLAESCLAPGDAKATFGTGAFLLAQLGANPTRSTSGLTTSVAWLLRDHTSYCVDGQVYTAASAVRWAVDLGLVPEAEQIDSVAADSSDGVLCVPALAGLAAPWWDSAAAASFSGMSLSSGRGQLVRALLEGIAAQVAALAHLVARDLAQPLTRLRVDGGLTRSAVLMQAQADLARIPVDIYPSMHATALGAAACARLALDSELDVADAVGTWTPDHTYEPQWSDERADEFMSQWMRAAESVVTQQQTTSS; encoded by the coding sequence ATGCAGCACTTCCTGGCGATCGACCAGGGCACTTCGGGAACGAAGGCCATCGTGGTCGACGAGGCCGGGCAGGTCGTGTCCATCGCCGAGGTCGCTGTGCGTCCCGAGTACCTGGCGGGCGGCGGCGTCGAGCAGGATCCCGAGGCGCTGTTCGACTCCGTGGTCGGCGCGGGCCGAGAGGCCCTGGCTCGGGCCGGTGTCCCCGTCGCCGCCGTTGCCGTCGCCAATCAGGGTGAAACCGTGCTGGCGTGGGACCGGCGCACCGGTAGCCCACTCACTCCCGCCGTTGTCTGGCAGGACCGCCGCGCCGAATCCATCTGCGCGCCGCTGTCGGCGTCGGCGAAAACCGTTGCAGCGCGCACCGGGCTGGTGCTCGACCCATATTTCTCCGCGCCGAAGATGGCGTGGATCCGGGCCAACATGACCACCGACGGCGTCGTCACCACGACCGACACCTGGCTCGTGTACCGGCTCTGTGGCGCGTTCGTCACCGACGCATCGACGGCCAGCAGATCGCTGCTGCTGTCGCTGGACTCTCATGCTTGGGATGACGACCTGATCGGGCTGTTCGGGCTGTCGGGCGAGGCACTTCCGGAGATCGTCGCCTGCGACCAGACCGTCGGCAGCACCGACGCCTTTGGGCCGACGATTCCCCTCGCAGGCCTGATCGTCGATCAGCAGGCCGCATTGCTGGCCGAAAGCTGTCTTGCGCCGGGCGATGCCAAGGCCACGTTCGGCACAGGAGCATTTCTGCTTGCGCAACTCGGCGCCAATCCCACACGGTCCACATCCGGCTTGACCACCTCGGTGGCGTGGCTGCTGCGCGACCACACGTCGTATTGCGTCGACGGCCAGGTCTACACGGCGGCCTCCGCGGTGCGCTGGGCGGTGGACCTCGGTCTGGTGCCCGAGGCCGAGCAGATCGATTCCGTCGCAGCCGATTCCAGCGACGGTGTGCTGTGTGTGCCCGCCCTTGCCGGACTGGCGGCGCCGTGGTGGGACTCCGCCGCCGCGGCCTCGTTCTCCGGGATGAGCCTCAGTAGCGGTCGTGGTCAGCTGGTGCGCGCACTGCTCGAAGGGATCGCCGCGCAGGTCGCCGCCCTCGCCCACCTCGTCGCCAGGGATCTGGCGCAGCCGTTGACGCGGCTGCGTGTCGACGGCGGGCTAACCCGGTCCGCGGTGCTGATGCAGGCGCAGGCCGACCTCGCGCGTATCCCCGTCGACATCTACCCGTCGATGCACGCCACCGCGCTCGGCGCCGCCGCCTGCGCGCGGCTCGCCCTCGACTCCGAGCTCGACGTCGCCGACGCAGTCGGCACCTGGACGCCGGACCACACATATGAACCGCAGTGGTCCGACGAGCGCGCCGACGAGTTCATGTCGCAATGGATGCGCGCCGCCGAATCGGTTGTCACGCAACAGCAGACGACGTCGTCATGA
- the rsfS gene encoding ribosome silencing factor has product MTASDEAITMATVAARAASSKLADDVIVIDVSGQLVITDCFVIASASNERQVNAIVDEVEEKMRLAGYKPARREGAREGRWTLLDFVDIVVHIQHQDERNFYALDRLWRDCPVVSVDLEAEP; this is encoded by the coding sequence ATGACCGCATCCGACGAAGCCATCACCATGGCGACGGTCGCTGCGCGGGCGGCCTCGTCCAAGCTGGCCGACGACGTCATCGTCATCGACGTGTCGGGCCAGTTGGTCATCACCGACTGTTTTGTGATCGCGTCGGCCTCCAACGAGCGGCAGGTCAACGCGATCGTCGACGAGGTCGAGGAGAAGATGCGACTGGCCGGGTACAAGCCTGCGCGACGCGAGGGTGCTCGTGAAGGACGCTGGACGCTGCTGGACTTCGTCGACATCGTCGTGCACATCCAACATCAGGATGAGCGCAATTTCTATGCACTGGACCGGCTTTGGCGAGACTGCCCCGTCGTCTCCGTCGATCTGGAGGCGGAGCCGTGA
- the octT gene encoding diglucosylglycerate octanoyltransferase → MSSDRRTLLVFCDSLSYYGPTGGLPADDPRIWPNIVATHLDWDVELIGRIGWTCRDVWWAATQDPRAWAALPRAGAVIFATCGMDSLPSPLPTVLRESIRYVRPGWLRRWVRDGYGWAQPRLSPIARPALPPHVSVEYLEMTRGAIDFNRPGIPIVASLPSVHIAETYGRAHRGRSGTVKAITEWAEQHNVPLVDLKAAVAEHIMSGRGNPDGIHWNFEAHHAVAELMLKGLQEAGVTQEDAT, encoded by the coding sequence ATGTCCTCTGACCGACGCACTCTTCTCGTCTTCTGCGACTCGCTCTCCTACTACGGGCCGACCGGCGGGCTGCCTGCAGATGATCCGCGGATCTGGCCCAATATCGTTGCCACTCATCTCGATTGGGATGTCGAGCTGATCGGGCGTATTGGCTGGACGTGTCGCGATGTCTGGTGGGCAGCGACCCAGGACCCACGGGCATGGGCCGCGTTGCCACGAGCCGGCGCAGTCATCTTCGCCACCTGCGGCATGGACTCGCTTCCTTCACCGCTGCCGACCGTGCTACGCGAATCCATCCGCTATGTACGACCGGGGTGGCTCCGCCGCTGGGTTCGTGATGGTTACGGGTGGGCACAGCCGAGGCTTTCGCCGATAGCGCGGCCCGCGTTGCCTCCGCACGTCTCCGTCGAGTATCTCGAGATGACCCGCGGCGCAATCGACTTCAACCGCCCGGGTATTCCGATCGTCGCCTCACTGCCGTCGGTGCACATCGCCGAGACTTACGGCAGGGCGCACCGCGGGAGGTCGGGCACCGTCAAGGCGATCACCGAATGGGCGGAGCAGCACAACGTTCCGCTGGTGGATCTCAAGGCTGCCGTGGCAGAGCACATCATGAGCGGCCGGGGCAATCCCGACGGGATCCACTGGAACTTCGAGGCGCATCATGCGGTTGCCGAGCTTATGTTGAAGGGTCTACAGGAAGCCGGTGTGACGCAAGAGGACGCGACCTGA
- a CDS encoding amino acid permease produces MVYTTGGTMTIPDPSVAGDAADLAKFGYKQSMERRTGRFASFAVAFAFVSIATGIFTTYGAVLNSSGPMGIWTWPIATIGQLAVAFVLGALAARIPVTGYHYQWMSRLANPVLGWILGWISFTFLAIVVVAVDYTIASTIFPALMNYEGTATIAWLVTGLVLLLQALLVGFSTPWAERVNNTFVSLELIGMVTLTVLLLIVAAVRGQSDVSNLFSLGAVPAEGYWSLGDLTTAGPWMLGFLLGAFTIVGFESAANLAEETNDPERVVPRAMWQAVLASGVLGFIFIVAVTLAAGDPVALAESGTPIADVIDKTLGSAVATLLLVMVVLAIFACGLVIMMTGVRLTWAMSRDERFPGWQQWSQVSPRFHTPLKATILYVVLAELILAIFSHSETALFTLFGAATLLPAVMYASTVVLYLIKRKSLPVSDKFNLGAWEIPILVVAVVWLVFELALFRDSSFKQAWAYVIVMLLIGGCYLGYLLVTRGRSGLTMPGMASIDAELDAEAAKD; encoded by the coding sequence ATGGTCTATACCACTGGAGGAACGATGACGATTCCCGATCCCTCAGTCGCCGGCGACGCCGCTGACCTCGCGAAGTTCGGCTACAAGCAGTCCATGGAGAGGCGCACCGGGCGATTCGCGTCGTTCGCCGTGGCGTTCGCGTTCGTGTCCATCGCCACCGGCATCTTCACCACCTACGGGGCGGTGCTGAACTCGTCGGGACCCATGGGCATCTGGACCTGGCCGATCGCGACCATCGGCCAGCTGGCCGTCGCCTTCGTCCTCGGCGCGCTCGCGGCGCGGATCCCGGTGACCGGCTATCACTACCAATGGATGTCGCGGCTGGCCAATCCCGTCCTCGGCTGGATCCTCGGCTGGATCTCGTTCACGTTCCTGGCCATTGTCGTGGTCGCGGTCGACTACACGATCGCATCGACGATCTTCCCCGCGCTGATGAATTACGAAGGCACCGCGACAATCGCTTGGCTGGTCACCGGACTCGTCCTGTTGCTGCAGGCACTGCTCGTCGGATTCTCGACACCGTGGGCGGAACGGGTGAACAACACGTTCGTCTCGCTCGAGCTCATCGGCATGGTGACGCTCACGGTGCTGCTGCTCATCGTGGCCGCTGTGCGCGGACAGTCCGACGTCTCGAATCTGTTCAGCTTGGGCGCCGTCCCGGCCGAGGGCTACTGGAGCTTGGGTGACCTGACCACGGCGGGCCCGTGGATGCTCGGCTTCCTGCTCGGCGCCTTCACCATCGTCGGCTTCGAGTCGGCGGCCAACCTCGCCGAGGAGACCAACGATCCCGAACGGGTTGTCCCGCGGGCGATGTGGCAGGCCGTCCTCGCCTCGGGTGTCCTCGGCTTCATCTTCATCGTCGCCGTGACACTGGCTGCCGGCGACCCCGTCGCGCTGGCCGAATCCGGAACTCCGATCGCCGACGTCATCGACAAGACGCTCGGTTCGGCGGTCGCCACCCTCCTGCTGGTGATGGTGGTGCTGGCGATCTTCGCGTGCGGTCTGGTCATCATGATGACCGGTGTCCGACTGACCTGGGCCATGTCGCGTGACGAACGCTTCCCCGGCTGGCAGCAGTGGAGCCAGGTTTCGCCGAGGTTCCACACGCCGTTGAAGGCAACGATCCTGTATGTCGTTCTCGCCGAGCTGATCCTGGCGATCTTCTCGCACTCCGAGACGGCCTTGTTCACCTTGTTCGGGGCCGCGACTCTGCTGCCCGCGGTGATGTACGCGTCGACTGTGGTGCTGTACCTGATCAAGCGCAAATCGCTGCCGGTCAGCGACAAGTTCAACCTCGGCGCCTGGGAGATACCGATTCTGGTGGTCGCCGTGGTGTGGCTGGTGTTCGAGTTGGCGCTCTTCAGGGACTCGAGTTTCAAACAGGCGTGGGCGTACGTCATCGTGATGTTGTTGATCGGCGGTTGCTATCTCGGCTACCTGCTGGTGACCCGCGGCAGGAGCGGGCTGACCATGCCCGGTATGGCCTCGATCGACGCCGAACTGGACGCCGAGGCGGCGAAGGACTGA
- a CDS encoding dihydrodipicolinate reductase yields the protein MSTPQRPIRVIQWTTGNIGKRSLHAVIGRADMELVGVYAHGADKVGVDAAELAGWPEPTGIAATNDIDALIALKPDACCYNPLWPDIDELTRLLEAGVNVCSSAAWITGAKQTPEDLDRIRRACEKGNSTIFGSGAHPGMTNMVGMVLSGSCERVDEIRITESVDCSTYESAGTQTAMGFSQDPDTPGLAENVRRESEVFAESAAMMADAIGAKLDRMTFDVTFTPATGDSDLGFMQIPKDTVGGVMGYHRGWVGDKNVVSVGFNWIMGDHVTPPKPLEHGHVIQVFGLPNMRTVLHCLPPKDWTEPGFMGLGMIYTALPVTNAVPAVVAAPPGIVTLKDLPPVVGRFAG from the coding sequence ATGAGCACACCTCAGCGACCGATCCGGGTGATCCAGTGGACGACCGGGAACATCGGTAAGCGTTCACTGCACGCCGTCATCGGCAGAGCCGACATGGAACTGGTCGGCGTGTATGCGCACGGAGCGGACAAGGTCGGCGTGGATGCGGCCGAACTGGCGGGCTGGCCCGAACCGACCGGCATCGCCGCCACCAACGACATAGACGCGTTGATCGCATTGAAGCCCGACGCCTGTTGTTACAACCCGCTGTGGCCCGACATCGACGAGTTGACAAGGCTTTTGGAGGCAGGCGTCAACGTCTGCTCCAGCGCCGCATGGATCACCGGCGCCAAGCAGACGCCGGAGGACCTCGACCGCATCCGCAGGGCCTGCGAGAAAGGCAATTCGACCATCTTCGGAAGCGGCGCCCATCCTGGTATGACCAACATGGTGGGAATGGTGCTCAGCGGCTCTTGCGAGCGCGTGGACGAGATCAGGATCACCGAGTCAGTCGACTGCTCGACCTATGAGTCAGCGGGAACCCAGACCGCCATGGGCTTTTCGCAGGACCCCGACACTCCCGGCCTCGCCGAGAACGTGAGGCGTGAGAGCGAGGTCTTCGCCGAGTCCGCGGCGATGATGGCAGATGCGATCGGCGCAAAACTCGACCGGATGACCTTCGACGTCACCTTCACCCCGGCAACCGGCGATAGCGATCTGGGTTTCATGCAGATCCCGAAAGACACCGTGGGCGGCGTGATGGGTTACCACCGCGGCTGGGTTGGCGACAAGAACGTCGTGAGCGTCGGATTCAACTGGATCATGGGCGATCACGTGACGCCGCCAAAGCCGCTCGAGCACGGGCACGTCATCCAGGTGTTCGGACTGCCCAACATGCGCACGGTTCTGCATTGCCTGCCGCCGAAGGACTGGACCGAGCCGGGATTCATGGGCCTCGGCATGATCTATACGGCTCTACCGGTGACCAACGCGGTGCCCGCAGTCGTGGCCGCCCCGCCGGGCATCGTCACGCTCAAGGATCTGCCGCCCGTCGTCGGGCGGTTCGCCGGCTAG